A genome region from Prionailurus viverrinus isolate Anna chromosome A3, UM_Priviv_1.0, whole genome shotgun sequence includes the following:
- the NOL4L gene encoding nucleolar protein 4-like isoform X6, translated as MNDSTWMSADPHLASSLSPSQDERMRSPQNLHSQEDDDSSSESGSGNGSSTLNPSTSSSTQGDPAFPEMNGNGAVAPMDFTATSEDQPINLCDKLPPGAALGTPSYPSDGCGTDGLRSRVKYGVKTTPESPPYSSGSYDSIKTEVSGCPEDLTVGRAPTADDDDDDHDDHEDNDKMNDSEGMDPERLKAFNMFVRLFVDENLDRMVPISKQPKEKIQAIIESCSRQFPEFQERARKRIRTYLKSCRRMKKNGMEMTRPTPPHLTSAMAENILAAACESETRKAAKRMRLEIYQSSQDEPIALDKQHSRDSAAITHSTYSLPASSYSQDPVYVNGGLNYSYRGYGALGSNLQPPASLQTGNHSNGPTDLSMKGGAANASSTPTPTPSSNSTSRTMPTAQLSPTEISAVRQLIAGYRESAAFLLRSADELENLILQQN; from the exons ATGACTCCTCCTCTGAGAGTGGCAGCGGCAATGGCTCCTCCACCCTGAACCCATCCACGTCCAGCAGTACGCAGGGCGACCCCGCCTTCCCCGAGATGAATGGCAACGGCGCCGTGGCCCCCATGGACTTCACCGCCACCTCCGAAGATCAGCCCATCAACCTGTGTGACAAGCTCCCGCCGGGCGCAGCACTCGGCACACCATCCTACCCCTCGGACGGCTGTGGCACCGATGGACTGCGGAGCCGCGTCAAGTACGGGGTGAAGACCACCCCTGAG TCGCCCCCTTACAGCTCCGGGAGCTACGATTCCATCAAGACCGAGGTCAGTGGCTGCCCTGAGGACCTGACGGTGGGCCGGGCCCCCACAGCGGATGACGACGATGACGACCACGATGACCACGAGGACAACGATAAGATGAACGACTCTGAGGGCATGGACCCTGAGCGCCTCAAGGCCTTCAAT ATGTTTGTGCGTCTCTTTGTGGACGAGAACCTGGACCGCATGGTGCCCATCTCCAAGCAGCCCAAGGAGAAGATCCAGGCCATCATCGAGTCCTGCAGCCGGCAGTTTCCCGAGTTCCAGGAGCGGGCCCGCAAGCGCATCCGCACATACCTCAAGTCCTGCCGGCGCATGAAGAAGAACGGCATGGAGATG ACGAGACCCACACCTCCCCACCTGACCTCAGCCATGGCAGAAAACATCCTGGCGGCAGCCTGCGAGAGCGAGACGAGAAAAGCAGCCAAAAGGATGCGCCTGGAGATCTACCAGTCCTCCCAG GATGAGCCCATTGCCCTGGACAAGCAGCACTCCCGGGACTCTGCAGCCATCACCCACTCCACCTACTCACTGCCAGCCTCCTCCTACTCCCAGGACCCCGTGTATGTCAACGGCGGCCTCAACTACAGTTACCGCGGTTATGGGGCCTTGGGCAGCAACCTGCAGCCCCCCGCCTCCCTCCAAACAGGAAATCACAGTAACG GGCCCACCGACCTCAGCATGAAAGGCGGGGCCGCCAACGCCTCCAGCACGCCCACACCCACGCCCTCCAGCAACAGCACCAGCAGGACCATGCCCACCGCCCAGCTCAGCCCCACGGAGATCAGCGCTGTGCGGCAGCTCATCGCCGGCTACCGAGAGTCCGCGGCCTTCCTGCTGCGCTCCGCGGACGAACTGGAAAACCTCATTTTACAGCAGAA